cCACCCCGTCGGGGTTTATCTTgcatttttttcctcctctaaAATGTCTTTTGCTAAAAGCCGGCTAAGAGGAGAGGATCCTTATTGTGTTCTTCCACAACATGTAAGAATATAtatgaaacataaaaaataggaaaaacatcTAACATAGTAGAAAAGAATGATAGAATTAGGAAACCGTTCCCGTAATTAATCCAGACaactccaaagaaaaaaaaatcctacacaAAAAGCGGTGACAGACATAGAACCCATATAAAACCCACTATGATAGTCTACCGGCAGCGCCCAATATCAGCCACATGGCATTTTCACCTCTTGATGTGCATCGGCGAGCCCCGGCAACTGCTCATGGCAGCCGAGTGCTCGCTCCGCCCATGCCTAGAAGGAAACAATTTGTAATTGTAAGGTAAATTATATCCagttattaatattattttaatttgtgGCTCTatctttttcaatatttttcattttattagggaagcatatatttttctcttaGGGGCCGGGTTACGATAAAATTGGGAAAATATATGTAATAAGATAGAGATGTCGGCCTATTTTGCAGCACCAACAATTTATTATATGTAATACACAGATCGATGCGCATATGGATGGGCGCAGAGCATCATACAGTAGTAGTTTATGCAAATACAGCGTATATACGCATCTAAATCCTTCATGCAGTCACCGGCTAGGAGTCAATATTTTGACCTAAAATGTAGTTATTcatctggtttttttttcttattataatgtCAACTGTTGTGATAGATTCCCATGCATATGCTCAGATTGGCAAGTGAAGAGCACACCATGCGTTAATATAGTAAGTATGCAATAcctgattgattaattaagttaatAAGATGCAGAAGTGGATAAGTTCTTTTAATGCATTAGTTCacctataattttattttttttacatgcttATTACTATAGTTTTAATGCTATAACTGTGCATTCATCTACTTAGCCGTTGGTTCAGTTTACTGTTTGTTTCCTCATCAAAGAACATTGAGcagataattttattattttattcacAACGGTATACATTAATGTATTATAGTATAAATTTATGATCATGTATGTACAATTGATTAACTGATCAACTGCTCTCTGATCTCACAACGTTCATGCATGGGAGCAATGCATTATGTTCAGGGATAAGCATACCAAGTCTGACAGATCATAAGATACATACATGCTGCATACATCAATGCTATAGAGATCTGTGattattttcccctttttttttaggattagATCTGTGACTCTCTGAAAATATAATGGTGTTAGCTGGTAGCATGGCAGATTAATACCAATTAAGACaggttgcagacttgcagtatggttaattaatttttgCAACTTCATGGAACAACCAGTTTATTTTTCCTTCAACTTAGAATCTTGTTTTTCTTCTGGTGGAATCAAAATCTCAACAATGCTGACAAACTTTTTTAGCCCCATGGAAGATAAGACCAATATTTGTCCTACTAAACAGGGCCTTTCATGTTCTTGAAGAATAACAACATGACAATTAACAGGGGAAAATGACAATATTTGCATGATTGACAAGTATGGGGAGAAGACTTCTCTTTTGTTCTTACAAGACAACATTACAGCACATCATAGCACCAAAAAACagaactaaaattttaaaaacaaaataaatacaaaCATATACTTTATTGCAGGATAAGAAACCAGCATAAATACAAAACGGAGCAAACCATGGATGCCGCCATTTCACACTGTTTCTTTGCTGATTCAAGCAGAAGGAAACAAAGCCAGTAgcattggcaatttggcattgcCATGCTTGCTGAACATGTCTGATGCAATGGATCCCAAGCCCAATGATATATGCAGATAAGGGCAAGAACGCATAACATTGAGCATAGAGGGACTAGATTCTGCAGCCAATTAGGCATTTTTGCCAGCCAATTTGACTGTTATCCATGTATGTAGTATGGGCCTTTTGGTTGATTGCAAGAAGATGTCTGAACAATCAGTAGATAGGACAGGCAGGCTTGTCTCGGGATCCCTGACCACAGTTGCAACTTGTCCATGTTCTTCTGATACTGCAGTCAGTCTCTCTGTGAGACTGTGACTGATCTGATTCTTTTCAGTTTGAAGGCTTTGGAGATCATGATCATCAGAGATTCTAACTCTGAACTTACACTGGCTTGGACGGTTGGTTTCAAGAATGTGATCCCGTTGTAACATGGCCAAATCAATCTGTTGATAGAATCTCTTCAGAGACGTTTGAGATCATTCCACCAGAATCATGAGGAGAATCACGGGTGTTGTCAGTGAAGTAGTATCACCTTGATGTAATCAATTGAGTTTAattaaagcttccattatctagaAGAATCATGAGGGGATATATCATATACATACTGATTTTTGGTAAATAGCATATTGTCACTCTGAACAACCATATATATGGCCACTTACTACATCAACATCAACATCCTAAAGAATGCTTGAGAGATTAAAATATATCTATCTCATTTCCGTGTCGATTATACGAATAATAGTATCATACAAAATAGAGCAGttctacggtccttgaggaggtatcatgaggtatcaaaaatttaatgtaaaatttagtacttcatagtacctaggtaccaagaggtaccaaatttacaatagaaaaagtggtaccttatagtacctcctcaaggactgtaaaattGCTCTACAAAATAATATCACATTCAAATCAGAAACCAGACTTTATATGTAAAAGCAACAGTAATTGGTTCTCCTTAGCGCTGTTTACAATTACATCCAAAATCCTCATAGTTTCCAATAGATTCCCAGCTTGTGCAAGATGCCTGACACAACACCCCAGAAGACAATCTCCCCAAATATGACATACAGCAGTGTTCCCAACCTTTGTGAGTGCCATACATTGATAAACACATGCTTCTGGATCCAGCTAAcctgcagattttttttttttagataatggattaaaccaAATCAAACTCATGTCAAAACTTTGCCTGTAGATGTCACCATGCTGTCATGAtggattaaaaataaacttgCAACAAAGTTACTTACAAGAGTACTGCCTGGTGAATCATAGTACCATCCATTGACAAATGCTGGAAATATTGCCTGTGCTGCTAGAACAAACACAAGCATGGCATTCATGCCAATCCACTCCAGGAACAAGAATGGTGTTCTTAGTCCCCAGACATCaatctattaataaaaaaataataatccagtaaataaattaaattaaaatcgGTCATGAAAATGAGTACTGAAATTCCATATCAGGCCTCGTTTGGATGGGCCTCAAGTAATCGAACCCAGCCCATCCGCGTTTATAGGCCGGGACTTTCCGCGTTTATAGGCCGGGACTTTGAACTAAAATCCCGGTCCACACCAAACCAAACGAGGCCTCAATGTACTAATGAAAAATCATACCAATATGTAGAAAGCTGAAAGAACTACTCCAGCTGCACCAGCCGTGAAGCAGACATAGCTTAAGCTGTAGAGTTGCTTGTTGATTGGAATGGCTGCAAGAAAGATAAAATGGATGTAAAAGTCCTGAATAAATATtttgactgttttttttttcagttgtgGGAAATAGATTTTGGGGAGTACTAGTACCATTTGTGAAGTGGAGAAGAATGCCGAGTACAAGGAGAGAAAATCCCAGCAGAAGCCAGTGTCTCAGTCTCTCTTTGTGGGTCTAAAATTCAGACACTTTTGTTTCAAACTTGTACTTGTTAAAGATTAACTTAAAATAGTATAAATTAACACAAAATAACCTTGAAATGAACGAGAACATGTCCATAATGGATCCCAATTGTCCCTGACAGAATCGACGATATTGAACTGCAAAAGAATAAATTGTTAGACAGCTGAATTACTTAATACGTAGTACAAAGAAGCTTCTAAGACAAATTTAACTTCAGCTTCAGTTAGCTCATGTTGTCAGATTTCCAACCTTAATAAGCCTTCTGGTTCAAAAGGCCCAAGACACCATGCTGGAGCATCAGCTCGGAGAGGACCTGTCCTTGGTGAGCTAAACGTGCAATCCTAATCAAAGATAATAGCAGTTTACAAATGTTTCAGAGTTTGCAGGGTACAggttaacaaaacaaaattctgCACTTGATTACAGAAAGACAAATATTGTACATCTGATCGTTGCAAGATTACAGTTTCTACCTTTGATCGGATCCAAACTGGCTGCGTGTAGAGATGATTGATTCCCCAAACCACCCTATCAACATAACCAACTGCATTGCAGGCAGGGTCCAGATGACCTCTCACACCACATTGTACCTGCAGGGATAAGACAGTACTGTAGCAAATACAGGATTTGCAGCTCTGCTCACATGATCAGGGAAAACTGCAAGTAGTACCGTAAATTGCTTCCCGTCATTAACATCGCCATCGTTGTGGTAGACATAGCTCCAATCCGGGACATATAGAGAGAATGTGGTGACCATGTAAATGAATAACGTGACAAAACCACCTAGCCTGTTAGATAACAGAAAGGACCAGAAATGCTGACCATTTTCAGAAATTGAACAGATGTTCGCAGAATTGCAGTGACATTGTTAACCAAATATGAAGGTAATATTTGTGTACCATTGCCATCGGTATGCGTGGAAGATTGCATATGGACTGGACCGCACTGTCGTAGGCCAAACTTTTGTGGTGAATGCCTCTATCAGAGCAACCATGAAGTACACCAAAGCTATCCTCTGCATTGTCAAACAGAACTAATAAATAAATTCTGAAGAAATAAACAGAACATAAACTCTGAacaaatttttgttttctttcagaAAATTAAGGTACTGGACCTGGAGGATGCCACACCATCTTATCTTCTTCATATCCACCCCATAAGACAGGTCATCCGGTGCATGCGAATATCCACCTTCATACATGCGAAATATAAAATTCGGCAGCGCAGATGATTGTCATAACATTCAAGTTGCaaactcaaaattttttgaTATGCACATTGCATCTGACAGTGGGCATGTTCATTGAAGGTTTTATTTACCTTGCAGTAGCAGGCCCCAGAAGAGCATTTTCAGTGTTCTGACGGTGATCTTTTTCACAGCTGCACCCAACTTTGGAACTCTCTGCAACCATGTATAAGTCAGATGATCAATTGCCAGAATTTACCAGCAGCAAGAGGTGCTCTTGTGCAAGTGTCTGTAGTAACCTTCAACGCGAAGGCGATTGCGACGCCGacgatgaagaggaagaagggcaTGACGAAATCTGCCAAGCTGCATCCGTTCCATGGTGAATGGTCCATCCGCTCGTAAACCCCACCGGCATCATCCACCAATATCATCAGCTGCACAATGCAACTCAACAGTTTACACTGTCACATGAATGTTCATTCTAAGAATTCCAATTTCTGTTTTTACTACTCCCTTTGGTCATAAAAACATCGGCACAATTCTAAAATGGAACTTTGACAGTTAATTTctattgcaatttttttttataaaaagatccgataaaattataattttatgGAAGTAACTTTTGAGACAAATATACATAGgtgattttcaatttttcatagTTCAAATCTAAATAATTAAAGAACATTAATTAATGACCAAACTTTCTAAGGTTTTACTTGAAACATATCCAaaacaactttcttttttttttctttactgaaGGGAGTAAATAAAAAGGAGTGCTACTTTCTACACTTCATGAATAGTAAATTACACTGATCATCAAAACACTGATAAGTACTACCAAAGTGTAACTAGATGGAAACAAAACTATTCATATTTTTCACTGCATATGCAGTAGATATATGTATACCACAATGGTTAGCCCTCTAAAGGCATCAAGAGCTGCAACCCTCTTGCTTTTCTTCCTGGGCTCCTCTTCAACAACAGCCAATCTCTCCTTCTCCGGTGCTTctgcagcggcgccggcgacgactccGATGGCGCCATGCTCGCCGGGGCGGACGTCAATGGCGTGCTGCTCTGAACCTTTCTCGCCGGCTGACGCTCCTATCTCCTGCCCCTTCTCCATGATCCAGAGCTATGTCAGGACATGGAAATGGATATTAGTATCAACGAAAATTGGAGCCTGTCACATCTATATAGTATCTGATCTGTATCTGATCATAAGAATTTCCCCTCTTGCTGTCAAAGATGTCTTCTTTTGATAGTTAATTTGTTGTTACGTAGATTTATTATGTTTTTGCAGTAATGTTGGCTTTGCCGTCCTGTGGTTAAGTACATGTTTTCTTTCTAGGATAATTGTCACTGTCCATGTTTGCTTGCACTGACTTCTTGGGCTATGTTTCCAAGTGTCAGAACCTTAGTTCCTTTAATATGCAGTCTATCCATGAAAAATAAAGATTGGAGAGCAGAGAGTATATTTGTAGTTTAGGATAAGTATGCAATATGTAAATTACAAATAGAAGTACAGAATCGTCATGAACAACAAATTCAGAATAATTTTCAGATGTCCGTTGAACTTTCAAAGAACTGCTACTCCTGCATTTTTAAATGTACGACGTTGTTTACTTTTGGAAATGACgataaccattcgtcttatttaaaaatttagtactaatgttaaaatatattaaatgataaaacaagccacaacaaaataaataatagttataTAGTTTTTCTAATAAGACAGATGGTCAAATACCATGTCTAAAAAGCCAATGGCATCAACAATTAAATAGTGAAGGCAATATTCCGCACACTGCATTAGAATTGTAATAAGTGCACAGTCTTAAATGTTAAGAAAGGTTACCGGTATATTTTGCTAATTGTTTTCAATGATAGAGAGGTGCGTAGGTGTTGGGGAATCAGCCGGCTGGAATGGAAGATAACATGCATTGCCGGCTCCGTTTCTTTGGATGTCATTATAATTGTACCGTATCTGTTATACAATTAATTACTTCACTGATCCACTTGGTTTCAGACAAGTGAACACAGACAATTGTATCACATCGACGTTGCCAACATATATTAAACAATTACCATGCGTGTTTGTTGCGGGGGGATTCACTTGGCATAAAAGATAGTAAAAACACAAGACTTTTGGACGCTTACAAGTTTTTACAGTTGATCTCAATACTGTAGTAGTAACAAATCAAAACAATGAATGCCGAGGTGGTCGATCAAATTGGTTCGGTTTATGGCACGGCGTTAGTCTTTGTGTGCGGTGCGGAAGCTGCGCGCGTTAAATCATATGGATAGATAAATTGCAGCAATCACTACCACAGAAGTGGTCATCAGTACTGCTGGTTCGGTATGAACTGGCGGTGAGAATTTATCACTGTCAGTTCACTTTGGTTTCTTGCCCAAACTGAAGTGAACTGACAATGTTAGCGAGTACCACTACCCAATTCATTTGCGGTGATATACCACTGCGGGTTCTTGTTACGAACTAACAGAAACAGAGGAATAAAAAGTAGAGAGAATCTTATATTTAGAAGGGTAAATAC
The nucleotide sequence above comes from Oryza glaberrima chromosome 11, OglaRS2, whole genome shotgun sequence. Encoded proteins:
- the LOC127755413 gene encoding uncharacterized protein LOC127755413 yields the protein MEKGQEIGASAGEKGSEQHAIDVRPGEHGAIGVVAGAAAEAPEKERLAVVEEEPRKKSKRVAALDAFRGLTIVLMILVDDAGGVYERMDHSPWNGCSLADFVMPFFLFIVGVAIAFALKRVPKLGAAVKKITVRTLKMLFWGLLLQGGYSHAPDDLSYGVDMKKIRWCGILQRIALVYFMVALIEAFTTKVWPTTVRSSPYAIFHAYRWQWLGGFVTLFIYMVTTFSLYVPDWSYVYHNDGDVNDGKQFTVQCGVRGHLDPACNAVGYVDRVVWGINHLYTQPVWIRSKDCTFSSPRTGPLRADAPAWCLGPFEPEGLLSSISSILSGTIGIHYGHVLVHFKTHKERLRHWLLLGFSLLVLGILLHFTNAIPINKQLYSLSYVCFTAGAAGVVLSAFYILIDVWGLRTPFLFLEWIGMNAMLVFVLAAQAIFPAFVNGWYYDSPGSTLVSWIQKHVFINVWHSQRLGTLLYVIFGEIVFWGVVSGILHKLGIYWKL